The window CCGTCTTTTATCCTGTTTTCTAATCGCAATTACCTCAAAATACCCTTCAGACAATTCTATAATATAGTCATATCTTTTTCCACTGATTTGCTTTTTCATAATTAAATATCGCTTTTATATTCTCTTGAAAATTCATCAAAAACAACTCTCAACACTTTTAGCCTTTCTTCTAACTCAAATAAAGAAGCAATGCCCAATATGTCCTCTTTCGACAATGATTGAACTTTCATATTGATTAGATAACTTTTCACTTCTTTTGTTATATCATCAATGATTATAACTACGTTGCCGTCTTTTATGCGTTCGTCTGAAAAATTAGTTTGCAATTCTTTAAATATTACATCAGCATTGTTTTGATTCTGTAATTTTAATTTCTTAATTTGATAAACTACTCCAAAATTTGTGCTTAAATCAACGCCTTTGTCATGAGCGTAAGTTCTTGTATCTCTGTAAAGTTTGCAGGCAAATTTTTCTAAATGAGTTTTCAATACAGCAAAAGAAAAAATCTCAAAATTTGATGAATTAATATTTATTTGCTGTTTAATTAATTGCAAAAACACATCTTTCTCTTTTGCTATTTCAAGCTGATCTTCAACTGTTTCGAGATTTGGAATTTTACCCATTTTTGCAGAGATAAAATCTTTCACTAATTTGGGAATTAAAGTCACTAAATCCGGCGCAGATTTTTTATATTCCTCCGTTAATCTGTACTGTTTGTTGTCTAATGTTTTT is drawn from Chitinispirillales bacterium and contains these coding sequences:
- a CDS encoding HaeII family restriction endonuclease, whose translation is MENELTYCVSKIEKMLSRSTTKVIFPIITFGLVKEFCETQNDFFADANVRECYKNAVQYFKEYLGHSLHIGGKYYDAYPSRNLPKYGVLKTLDNKQYRLTEEYKKSAPDLVTLIPKLVKDFISAKMGKIPNLETVEDQLEIAKEKDVFLQLIKQQININSSNFEIFSFAVLKTHLEKFACKLYRDTRTYAHDKGVDLSTNFGVVYQIKKLKLQNQNNADVIFKELQTNFSDERIKDGNVVIIIDDITKEVKSYLINMKVQSLSKEDILGIASLFELEERLKVLRVVFDEFSREYKSDI